In Felis catus isolate Fca126 chromosome A2, F.catus_Fca126_mat1.0, whole genome shotgun sequence, the following proteins share a genomic window:
- the GNAT3 gene encoding guanine nucleotide-binding protein G(t) subunit alpha-3 isoform X1, which translates to MKIIHKNGYSEQECMEFKAVIYSNILQSILAIVKAMTTLGIDYVNPRSAEDQRQLCVMANTLQDGGMTPELAEVIKRLWRDPGLQTCFERASEYHLNDSAAYYLNDVDRITAPGYVPNEQDVLHSRVKTTGIIETQFSFKDLHFRMFDVGGQRSERKKWIHCFEGVTCIIFCAALSAYDMVLVEDEEVNRMHESLHLFNSICNHKYFATTSIVLFLNKKDLFQEKVTKVHLSICFPEYTGPNTFEDAGNYIKNQFLDLNLKKEDKEIYSHMTCATDTQNVKFVFDAVTDIIIKENLKDCGLF; encoded by the exons GATCATCCATAAGAACGGTTACAGTGAGCAAGAATGCATGGAGTTCAAAGCAGTCATTTACAGTAACATATTGCAATCCATCCTAGCTATTGTGAAAGCCATGACTACCCTTGGGATTGATTATGTGAATCCCAGAAGTGCA GAAGACCAACGACAACTTTGTGTGATGGCGAACACTCTGCAAGATGGTGGCATGACACCTGAACTGGCTGAGGTGATAAAAAGACTCTGGAGAGACCCAGGACTTCAGACCTGCTTTGAAAGGGCATCTGAATATCACCTCAATGACTCAGCAGCTTA CTACCTTAATGATGTAGATAGAATCACAGCTCCTGGATATGTCCCAAATGAGCAAGATGTTCTACATTCTCGAGTGAAAACAACTGGAATCATTGAAACTCAATTCTCCTTCAAAGATTTGCATTTCAG aatgttcgACGTAGGAGGACAGAGatctgagagaaagaaatggattcaTTGCTTTGAAGGCGTTACATGCATTATATTTTGTGCTGCGCTCAGTGCCTATGACATGGTCCTAGTGGAAGATGAGGAAGTG AACAGAATGCATGAAAGCCTTCACCTATTCAACAGTATCTGTAATCACAAGTACTTTGCAACCACCTCCATTGTCCTGTTTCTCAATAAAAAGGATCTCTTTCAAGAAAAAGTAACCAAAGTGCATCTTAGTATCTGCTTTCCAGAATACACTG GACCAAATACATTTGAAGATGCAGGGAACTACATCAAAAACCAGTTTCTagacctgaatttaaaaaaagaagataaggaaATTTATTCCCACATGACCTGTGCTACAGATACCCAAAATGTCAAGTTCGTGTTTGATGCGGTTACAGATATAATTATCAAAGAGAATCTAAAAGACTGTGGGCTTTTCTAA